Proteins encoded in a region of the Neoarius graeffei isolate fNeoGra1 chromosome 3, fNeoGra1.pri, whole genome shotgun sequence genome:
- the LOC132883528 gene encoding mucin-2-like isoform X2, giving the protein MDWSLILAILCLIATNATSTNATTSTDSTTSTSSLNPTTNTALTTSTPISTPSTASTTMTSTQSPAPSTTSTTMTSTQSPTTSTASTSMTSTPSPTISSSTNTPQVAAKFILVFSINETFVPALADTSSPEFEEKAKRIRKQLEPIYKQKFKNFIRMEILKFSEGSIVTDSTLEFSANGSIPNNTIVQSTLINATTTDSSLNIHQNSINVTEVPVTNTTSSPSIMTNSPSPNLPQIITAIFNLIFSINETFDAALTNTSSPQFATKSKQILNGVEALYKRAFQKVIIIQGINFKNGSILINSFLFFVSGGIVTKAQVKDTLANGLANLDFTVDPNSISVTQIRGNSMPPAIANTTSTTSTPISTPSTASTTMTSTQSPAPSTASTTITSTLSPTTSTASASTTSTPSPAPSTASTTMTSTLSPNPSTTSTSTTSTPSPAPSTASTTITSTLSPTTSTASASTTSTPSPAPSTASTTITSTLSPTTSTASASTTSTPSPAPSTASTTMTSTLSPNPSTTSTSTTSTPSPAPSTASTTITSTLSPNPSTTSTSTTSTPSPAPSTASTTITSTLSPTTSTASASTTSTPSPAPSTASTTMTSTLSPNPSTTSTSTTSTPSPAPSTASTTITSTLSPTTSTASASTTSTPSPAPSTASTTMTSTLSPNPSTTSTSTTSTPSPAPSTASASTTSTPSPAISSSTNTPPVAAQFILVFSINETFVPALADTSSPEFEEKAKRIRKQVEPLYKKAFQNFLLMQIINFKNGSILTNSLLSFGPGGNVTEAQVKDTLANGLANLDFTVDPNSISVTQILGNSMPPVIASSLSMIWMCLPSLLLSVALHC; this is encoded by the exons ATGGACTGGAGCCTTATACTGGCCATTTTGTGTCTGATTG CCACAAATGCAACATCCACAAATGCAACTACAAGCACTGATTCAACAACCTCTACTTCATCCCTGAATCCAACTACAAACACTGCTTTGACAACTTCAACCCCGATCTCAACTCCAAGCACTGCTTCAACAACCATGACTTCAACCCAGAGTCCAGCTCCAAGCACCACTTCAACAACCATGACTTCAACCCAGAGTCCAACTACAAGCACTGCTTCAACAAgcatgacttcaaccccaagTCCAACTATAAGCAGTTCAACAAACACTCCTCAAGTAGCTGCAAAATTCATCTTGGTCTTTAGCATCAATGAAACCTTTGTTCCAGCCCTGGCCGATACCAGCTCTCCAGAGTTTGAAGAAAAAGCTAAACGTATCCGTAAGCAG CTTGAACCAATTTACAAACAAAAGTTCAAAAACTTCATCAGGATGGAAATTCTCAAATTCAG CGAAGGTTCTATTGTGACAGACTCCACCCTTGAATTCAGTGCGAATGGCTCCATCCCAAATAACACCATAGTGCAAAGCACTCTTATTAATGCAACTACCACCGACTCAAGCTTGAACATTCATCAAAATTCTATAAATGTCACCGAGGTTCCTG taacaaacacaacttcaagcCCAAGTATAATgacaaacagcccttcacctaaTTTGCCTCAAATCATAACTGCAATTTTCAACTTAATCTTCAGCATTAACGAAACCTTCGATGCAGCCCTGACCAATACAAGCTCTCCACAGTTTGCAACAAAGTCTAAACAAATCCTTAATGGG GTTGAAGCATTGTACAAGAGAGCCTTTCAAAAAGTCATCATCATTCAAGGGATAAACTTCAA GAATGGTTCTATTTTGATAAATAGCTTTCTGTTTTTCGTTTCTGGTGGCATTGTTACTAAGGCCCAAGTGAAAGACACCCTTGCCAATGGACTTGCCAACTTGGACTTCACTGTTGATCCAAACTCCATCAGTGTCACCCAGATCCGTG GTAATTCCATGCCACCAGCGATTGCAAACACCACTTCGACAACTTCAACCCCGATCTCAACTCCAAGCACTGCTTCAACAACCATGACTTCAACCCAGAGTCCAGCTCCAAGTACCGCTTCAACAACCATAACTTCAACCCTGAGTCCAACTACAAGCACCGCTTCAGCAAGCACGACTTCAACCCCAAGTCCAGCTCCAAGCACCGCCTCAACAACCATGACTTCAACGCTGAGTCCAAATCCAAGCACCACTTCAACAAGCACAACTTCAACCCCGAGTCCAGCTCCAAGCACCGCTTCAACAACCATAACTTCAACCCTGAGTCCAACTACAAGCACCGCTTCAGCAAGCACGACTTCAACCCCGAGTCCAGCTCCAAGCACCGCTTCAACAACCATAACTTCAACCCTGAGTCCAACTACAAGCACCGCTTCAGCAAGCACGACTTCAACCCCAAGTCCAGCTCCAAGCACGGCTTCAACAACCATGACTTCAACGCTGAGTCCAAATCCAAGCACCACTTCAACAAGCACAACTTCAACCCCGAGTCCAGCTCCAAGCACCGCTTCAACAACCATAACTTCAACCCTGAGTCCAAATCCAAGCACCACTTCAACAAGCACAACTTCAACCCCGAGTCCAGCTCCAAGCACCGCTTCAACAACCATAACTTCAACCCTGAGTCCAACTACAAGCACCGCTTCAGCAAGCACGACTTCAACCCCAAGTCCAGCTCCAAGCACCGCCTCAACAACCATGACTTCAACGCTGAGTCCAAATCCAAGCACCACTTCAACAAGCACAACTTCAACCCCGAGTCCAGCTCCAAGCACCGCTTCAACAACCATAACTTCAACGCTGAGTCCAACTACAAGCACCGCTTCAGCAAGCACGACTTCAACCCCAAGTCCAGCTCCAAGCACGGCTTCAACAACCATGACTTCAACGCTGAGTCCAAATCCAAGCACCACTTCAACAAGCACAACTTCAACCCCGAGTCCAGCTCCAAGCACCGCTTCAGCAAGCACGACTTCAACCCCGAGTCCAGCTATAAGCAGTTCAACAAACACTCCTCCAGTAGCTGCACAATTCATCTTGGTCTTTAGCATCAATGAAACCTTTGTTCCAGCCCTGGCCGATACCAGCTCTCCAGAGTTTGAAGAAAAAGCTAAACGTATCCGTAAGCAG GTTGAACCATTGTACAAGAAAGCCTTTCAAAACTTCCTCCTCATGCAAATCATAAACTTCAA GAATGGTTCTATTTTGACAAATAGCCTTCTGTCTTTCGGTCCTGGTGGCAATGTTACTGAGGCCCAAGTGAAAGACACCCTTGCCAATGGACTTGCCAACTTGGACTTCACTGTTGATCCAAACTCCATCAGTGTCACCCAGATCCTTG GTAATTCCATGCCACCAGTGATTGCCAGCTCACTTTCCATGATATGGATGTGTCTTCCATCACTTCTACTTTCAGTGGCATTGCACTGCTAG
- the LOC132883528 gene encoding mucin-2-like isoform X1 — MTPLLHPLVKYPIFLLHMLHFATGLRTLYLCYLQIQVINKTMDWSLILAILCLIATNATSTNATTSTDSTTSTSSLNPTTNTALTTSTPISTPSTASTTMTSTQSPAPSTTSTTMTSTQSPTTSTASTSMTSTPSPTISSSTNTPQVAAKFILVFSINETFVPALADTSSPEFEEKAKRIRKQLEPIYKQKFKNFIRMEILKFSEGSIVTDSTLEFSANGSIPNNTIVQSTLINATTTDSSLNIHQNSINVTEVPVTNTTSSPSIMTNSPSPNLPQIITAIFNLIFSINETFDAALTNTSSPQFATKSKQILNGVEALYKRAFQKVIIIQGINFKNGSILINSFLFFVSGGIVTKAQVKDTLANGLANLDFTVDPNSISVTQIRGNSMPPAIANTTSTTSTPISTPSTASTTMTSTQSPAPSTASTTITSTLSPTTSTASASTTSTPSPAPSTASTTMTSTLSPNPSTTSTSTTSTPSPAPSTASTTITSTLSPTTSTASASTTSTPSPAPSTASTTITSTLSPTTSTASASTTSTPSPAPSTASTTMTSTLSPNPSTTSTSTTSTPSPAPSTASTTITSTLSPNPSTTSTSTTSTPSPAPSTASTTITSTLSPTTSTASASTTSTPSPAPSTASTTMTSTLSPNPSTTSTSTTSTPSPAPSTASTTITSTLSPTTSTASASTTSTPSPAPSTASTTMTSTLSPNPSTTSTSTTSTPSPAPSTASASTTSTPSPAISSSTNTPPVAAQFILVFSINETFVPALADTSSPEFEEKAKRIRKQVEPLYKKAFQNFLLMQIINFKNGSILTNSLLSFGPGGNVTEAQVKDTLANGLANLDFTVDPNSISVTQILGNSMPPVIASSLSMIWMCLPSLLLSVALHC; from the exons ATGACACCCTTGTTACACCCTCTGGTTAAATATCCCATTTTCTTGCTCCATATGCTACACTTTGCCACTGGACTGAGAACACTCTACCTCTGCTACCTGCAGATTCAG GTTATAAACAAGACAATGGACTGGAGCCTTATACTGGCCATTTTGTGTCTGATTG CCACAAATGCAACATCCACAAATGCAACTACAAGCACTGATTCAACAACCTCTACTTCATCCCTGAATCCAACTACAAACACTGCTTTGACAACTTCAACCCCGATCTCAACTCCAAGCACTGCTTCAACAACCATGACTTCAACCCAGAGTCCAGCTCCAAGCACCACTTCAACAACCATGACTTCAACCCAGAGTCCAACTACAAGCACTGCTTCAACAAgcatgacttcaaccccaagTCCAACTATAAGCAGTTCAACAAACACTCCTCAAGTAGCTGCAAAATTCATCTTGGTCTTTAGCATCAATGAAACCTTTGTTCCAGCCCTGGCCGATACCAGCTCTCCAGAGTTTGAAGAAAAAGCTAAACGTATCCGTAAGCAG CTTGAACCAATTTACAAACAAAAGTTCAAAAACTTCATCAGGATGGAAATTCTCAAATTCAG CGAAGGTTCTATTGTGACAGACTCCACCCTTGAATTCAGTGCGAATGGCTCCATCCCAAATAACACCATAGTGCAAAGCACTCTTATTAATGCAACTACCACCGACTCAAGCTTGAACATTCATCAAAATTCTATAAATGTCACCGAGGTTCCTG taacaaacacaacttcaagcCCAAGTATAATgacaaacagcccttcacctaaTTTGCCTCAAATCATAACTGCAATTTTCAACTTAATCTTCAGCATTAACGAAACCTTCGATGCAGCCCTGACCAATACAAGCTCTCCACAGTTTGCAACAAAGTCTAAACAAATCCTTAATGGG GTTGAAGCATTGTACAAGAGAGCCTTTCAAAAAGTCATCATCATTCAAGGGATAAACTTCAA GAATGGTTCTATTTTGATAAATAGCTTTCTGTTTTTCGTTTCTGGTGGCATTGTTACTAAGGCCCAAGTGAAAGACACCCTTGCCAATGGACTTGCCAACTTGGACTTCACTGTTGATCCAAACTCCATCAGTGTCACCCAGATCCGTG GTAATTCCATGCCACCAGCGATTGCAAACACCACTTCGACAACTTCAACCCCGATCTCAACTCCAAGCACTGCTTCAACAACCATGACTTCAACCCAGAGTCCAGCTCCAAGTACCGCTTCAACAACCATAACTTCAACCCTGAGTCCAACTACAAGCACCGCTTCAGCAAGCACGACTTCAACCCCAAGTCCAGCTCCAAGCACCGCCTCAACAACCATGACTTCAACGCTGAGTCCAAATCCAAGCACCACTTCAACAAGCACAACTTCAACCCCGAGTCCAGCTCCAAGCACCGCTTCAACAACCATAACTTCAACCCTGAGTCCAACTACAAGCACCGCTTCAGCAAGCACGACTTCAACCCCGAGTCCAGCTCCAAGCACCGCTTCAACAACCATAACTTCAACCCTGAGTCCAACTACAAGCACCGCTTCAGCAAGCACGACTTCAACCCCAAGTCCAGCTCCAAGCACGGCTTCAACAACCATGACTTCAACGCTGAGTCCAAATCCAAGCACCACTTCAACAAGCACAACTTCAACCCCGAGTCCAGCTCCAAGCACCGCTTCAACAACCATAACTTCAACCCTGAGTCCAAATCCAAGCACCACTTCAACAAGCACAACTTCAACCCCGAGTCCAGCTCCAAGCACCGCTTCAACAACCATAACTTCAACCCTGAGTCCAACTACAAGCACCGCTTCAGCAAGCACGACTTCAACCCCAAGTCCAGCTCCAAGCACCGCCTCAACAACCATGACTTCAACGCTGAGTCCAAATCCAAGCACCACTTCAACAAGCACAACTTCAACCCCGAGTCCAGCTCCAAGCACCGCTTCAACAACCATAACTTCAACGCTGAGTCCAACTACAAGCACCGCTTCAGCAAGCACGACTTCAACCCCAAGTCCAGCTCCAAGCACGGCTTCAACAACCATGACTTCAACGCTGAGTCCAAATCCAAGCACCACTTCAACAAGCACAACTTCAACCCCGAGTCCAGCTCCAAGCACCGCTTCAGCAAGCACGACTTCAACCCCGAGTCCAGCTATAAGCAGTTCAACAAACACTCCTCCAGTAGCTGCACAATTCATCTTGGTCTTTAGCATCAATGAAACCTTTGTTCCAGCCCTGGCCGATACCAGCTCTCCAGAGTTTGAAGAAAAAGCTAAACGTATCCGTAAGCAG GTTGAACCATTGTACAAGAAAGCCTTTCAAAACTTCCTCCTCATGCAAATCATAAACTTCAA GAATGGTTCTATTTTGACAAATAGCCTTCTGTCTTTCGGTCCTGGTGGCAATGTTACTGAGGCCCAAGTGAAAGACACCCTTGCCAATGGACTTGCCAACTTGGACTTCACTGTTGATCCAAACTCCATCAGTGTCACCCAGATCCTTG GTAATTCCATGCCACCAGTGATTGCCAGCTCACTTTCCATGATATGGATGTGTCTTCCATCACTTCTACTTTCAGTGGCATTGCACTGCTAG
- the LOC132883528 gene encoding mucin-2-like isoform X3, with the protein MKPLFQPWPIPALQSLKKKLNVSVSSLNQFTNKSSKTSSGWKFSNSGSIVTDSTLEFSANGSIPNNTIVQSTLINATTTDSSLNIHQNSINVTEVPVTNTTSSPSIMTNSPSPNLPQIITAIFNLIFSINETFDAALTNTSSPQFATKSKQILNGVEALYKRAFQKVIIIQGINFKNGSILINSFLFFVSGGIVTKAQVKDTLANGLANLDFTVDPNSISVTQIRGNSMPPAIANTTSTTSTPISTPSTASTTMTSTQSPAPSTASTTITSTLSPTTSTASASTTSTPSPAPSTASTTMTSTLSPNPSTTSTSTTSTPSPAPSTASTTITSTLSPTTSTASASTTSTPSPAPSTASTTITSTLSPTTSTASASTTSTPSPAPSTASTTMTSTLSPNPSTTSTSTTSTPSPAPSTASTTITSTLSPNPSTTSTSTTSTPSPAPSTASTTITSTLSPTTSTASASTTSTPSPAPSTASTTMTSTLSPNPSTTSTSTTSTPSPAPSTASTTITSTLSPTTSTASASTTSTPSPAPSTASTTMTSTLSPNPSTTSTSTTSTPSPAPSTASASTTSTPSPAISSSTNTPPVAAQFILVFSINETFVPALADTSSPEFEEKAKRIRKQVEPLYKKAFQNFLLMQIINFKNGSILTNSLLSFGPGGNVTEAQVKDTLANGLANLDFTVDPNSISVTQILGNSMPPVIASSLSMIWMCLPSLLLSVALHC; encoded by the exons ATGAAACCTTTGTTCCAGCCCTGGCCGATACCAGCTCTCCAGAGTTTGAAGAAAAAGCTAAACGTATCCGTAAGCAG CTTGAACCAATTTACAAACAAAAGTTCAAAAACTTCATCAGGATGGAAATTCTCAAATTCAG GTTCTATTGTGACAGACTCCACCCTTGAATTCAGTGCGAATGGCTCCATCCCAAATAACACCATAGTGCAAAGCACTCTTATTAATGCAACTACCACCGACTCAAGCTTGAACATTCATCAAAATTCTATAAATGTCACCGAGGTTCCTG taacaaacacaacttcaagcCCAAGTATAATgacaaacagcccttcacctaaTTTGCCTCAAATCATAACTGCAATTTTCAACTTAATCTTCAGCATTAACGAAACCTTCGATGCAGCCCTGACCAATACAAGCTCTCCACAGTTTGCAACAAAGTCTAAACAAATCCTTAATGGG GTTGAAGCATTGTACAAGAGAGCCTTTCAAAAAGTCATCATCATTCAAGGGATAAACTTCAA GAATGGTTCTATTTTGATAAATAGCTTTCTGTTTTTCGTTTCTGGTGGCATTGTTACTAAGGCCCAAGTGAAAGACACCCTTGCCAATGGACTTGCCAACTTGGACTTCACTGTTGATCCAAACTCCATCAGTGTCACCCAGATCCGTG GTAATTCCATGCCACCAGCGATTGCAAACACCACTTCGACAACTTCAACCCCGATCTCAACTCCAAGCACTGCTTCAACAACCATGACTTCAACCCAGAGTCCAGCTCCAAGTACCGCTTCAACAACCATAACTTCAACCCTGAGTCCAACTACAAGCACCGCTTCAGCAAGCACGACTTCAACCCCAAGTCCAGCTCCAAGCACCGCCTCAACAACCATGACTTCAACGCTGAGTCCAAATCCAAGCACCACTTCAACAAGCACAACTTCAACCCCGAGTCCAGCTCCAAGCACCGCTTCAACAACCATAACTTCAACCCTGAGTCCAACTACAAGCACCGCTTCAGCAAGCACGACTTCAACCCCGAGTCCAGCTCCAAGCACCGCTTCAACAACCATAACTTCAACCCTGAGTCCAACTACAAGCACCGCTTCAGCAAGCACGACTTCAACCCCAAGTCCAGCTCCAAGCACGGCTTCAACAACCATGACTTCAACGCTGAGTCCAAATCCAAGCACCACTTCAACAAGCACAACTTCAACCCCGAGTCCAGCTCCAAGCACCGCTTCAACAACCATAACTTCAACCCTGAGTCCAAATCCAAGCACCACTTCAACAAGCACAACTTCAACCCCGAGTCCAGCTCCAAGCACCGCTTCAACAACCATAACTTCAACCCTGAGTCCAACTACAAGCACCGCTTCAGCAAGCACGACTTCAACCCCAAGTCCAGCTCCAAGCACCGCCTCAACAACCATGACTTCAACGCTGAGTCCAAATCCAAGCACCACTTCAACAAGCACAACTTCAACCCCGAGTCCAGCTCCAAGCACCGCTTCAACAACCATAACTTCAACGCTGAGTCCAACTACAAGCACCGCTTCAGCAAGCACGACTTCAACCCCAAGTCCAGCTCCAAGCACGGCTTCAACAACCATGACTTCAACGCTGAGTCCAAATCCAAGCACCACTTCAACAAGCACAACTTCAACCCCGAGTCCAGCTCCAAGCACCGCTTCAGCAAGCACGACTTCAACCCCGAGTCCAGCTATAAGCAGTTCAACAAACACTCCTCCAGTAGCTGCACAATTCATCTTGGTCTTTAGCATCAATGAAACCTTTGTTCCAGCCCTGGCCGATACCAGCTCTCCAGAGTTTGAAGAAAAAGCTAAACGTATCCGTAAGCAG GTTGAACCATTGTACAAGAAAGCCTTTCAAAACTTCCTCCTCATGCAAATCATAAACTTCAA GAATGGTTCTATTTTGACAAATAGCCTTCTGTCTTTCGGTCCTGGTGGCAATGTTACTGAGGCCCAAGTGAAAGACACCCTTGCCAATGGACTTGCCAACTTGGACTTCACTGTTGATCCAAACTCCATCAGTGTCACCCAGATCCTTG GTAATTCCATGCCACCAGTGATTGCCAGCTCACTTTCCATGATATGGATGTGTCTTCCATCACTTCTACTTTCAGTGGCATTGCACTGCTAG